The Trypanosoma brucei gambiense DAL972 chromosome 10, complete sequence genome has a segment encoding these proteins:
- a CDS encoding RNA editing 3' exouridylylase MP99 — MLLSTCVFSTMTCSIRKKKNPHMLRRSRLHLLADYRTSSKISDEFNNVLNRSGWGFDHVAVDVGSLSGAAGRLTRDLIGQERDAETVKIIHKQITNVILRRIQPKKSLAIFIDGSEPLWKVRHMRLYPGKKFEGKFYRSAASPMVYSLEDKLRCVGPDLRTPPKEFIVSGPAAPGPVEAKLSAWMLDLATRALPDGAVPTPTVTGAAAAASASAGPPEVTFNDTFCLIGGNDAFLSALGATPFHNITTVTLQQGEMKSLSLSEALEWFAMDHLLKGETSIGSGGNELQKRLASVRTDIVLLYLMANGISATDLPGLGVNFKDLMEAYTAEEANKLYLFGKTSEERCLRMCPLNLERVLTRATRRTSTPTRFCQQSADYLEILLQTHSMICDGGIKNFRWTPNDNDAVPEKQPKIPIERFIGHLKHLAAQGGETTAVADVGSTEPGLAASVDWTFALTGIETLLLSAPKAEMIDQIIPVFTKGHTLPGGVAQDIVDTKNVVEALHKVRRVLQVVVTSDNSGNDDGRIEHPAFNHYPTHYFVRTPGSRGPPPGWTYKSVNLGVRAVALGVRHRVASGMSTAASRVLDSGGVSSKNSLFVFHLKDGITTPSGGGNEDGWLETPCHELAGSSANPASKEISTLRVVTWNVQFSRHSGERTPLGRDGIDWCTSTRYVALAQTLEGLDADVIGMQEVEPAWCKYLSQQPWVREKYAMTCCEHSHAIQPWGVMLLVRRSLCVTSTHHANVPAFSGHTSVMPEVTVVVSEGVPVTVGSMHLLAPYNQNNISNRTTQLDNLTKRLRTRPPINGKQAGLIVMGDFNDCAKNYFTFPPEMGFKDAWLLLHPDEGVSSKSGHTIDGDRNPYAAQIIEKEFYGRADRVLFSSRNLQPIQTEIIGTTSVREMGITKQVDIDKDVPEYLYPSDHFGLLVEFQVV, encoded by the coding sequence ATGCTTCTCTCCACTTGTGTGTTTTCCACTATGACATGTAGTatacgcaaaaaaaaaaacccgcATATGTTGCGCCGCAGTCGCTTGCACCTGCTAGCGGACTACCGCACGTCGTCCAAGATATCAGATGAATTTAACAACGTATTGAATCGGAGCGGATGGGGGTTTGATCATGTCGCCGTCGACGTCGGATCTCTCTCCGGCGCGGCAGGACGTTTGACACGCGACCTTATTGGCCAGGAGCGCGATGCGGAAACGGTGAAAATTATTcacaaacaaatcacaaATGTAATTTTGCGTCGTATTCAACCGAAGAAGTCACTCGCAATTTTCATTGACGGAAGTGAGCCGTTATGGAAAGTGCGTCACATGCGGTTATATCCGGGAAAGAAATTTGAGGGAAAGTTCTACCGCAGTGCAGCGTCGCCCATGGTTTATTCGCTTGAAGACAAACTTCGTTGTGTGGGTCCGGATCTGCGGACACCACCAAAGGAGTTTATTGTAAGTGGACCGGCAGCACCGGGGCCGGTGGAGGCAAAACTCTCTGCGTGGATGCTTGACCTCGCGACCCGTGCACTTCCGGATGGAGCGGTACCGACCCCTACAGTTACCGGAGCGGCTGCGGCTGCTTCTGCCTCGGCAGGGCCACCTGAAGTAACATTCAACGATACATTTTGCCTCATTGGAGGTAATGATGCGTTTCTATCCGCCCTCGGCGCAACACCCTTTCACAACATCACTACCGTAACACTTCAGCAAGGAGAGATGAAATCCCTTTCCTTGAGTGAGGCACTGGAGTGGTTTGCGATGGATCATCTACTGAAAGGCGAAACATCAATCGGTTCTGGAGGGAATGAACTTCAGAAGAGGTTGGCTTCTGTACGCACAGACATTGTACTCCTGTACTTGATGGCGAATGGTATTAGCGCAACAGATCTTCCCGGTCTGGGCGTGAACTTCAAGGATTTGATGGAAGCCTACACTGCAGAGGAGGCTAACAAACTCTACTTATTCGGGAAAACATCTGAAGAGCGATGTTTGCGGATGTGCCCCCTTAACCTTGAGCGTGTACTAACCCGCGCTACTCGGAGGACATCAACACCGACTCGTTTTTGTCAGCAGTCCGCGGATTACCTCGAGATTCTTCTACAAACCCACTCCATGATATGCGATGGAGGCATCAAGAATTTTCGGTGGACACCCAACGACAATGACGCCGTCCCGGAGAAGCAACCTAAAATTCCCATTGAGCGCTTTATTGGTCATCTGAAACATCTGGCTGCGCAGGGCGGAGAAACCACCGCCGTCGCTGATGTCGGGAGCACTGAACCGGGTCTTGCTGCCTCCGTCGATTGGACATTTGCGCTGACAGGGATTGAGACACTGCTTTTGAGCGCCCCCAAGGCAGAAATGATCGATCAAATTATTCCCGTATTCACAAAAGGTCACACACTTCCCGGTGGCGTTGCCCAGGATATCGTGGACACGAAGAACGTCGTGGAAGCTCTTCACAAGGTGCGTCGTGTGCTACAGGTTGTTGTGACAAGCGACAACAGTGGTAATGATGACGGCAGAATAGAGCACCCAGCCTTTAACCACTATCCGACTCACTACTTTGTGCGGACCCCAGGTTCCCGCGGGCCCCCTCCTGGGTGGACGTACAAAAGTGTCAATCTGGGGGTGCGAGCCGTCGCTCTTGGCGTGAGGCACCGTGTCGCTTCGGGAATGTCGACGGCGGCTTCTCGAGTGCTTGACAGTGGTGGCGTCTCCTCCAAGAATTCTCTCTTTGTATTTCATCTGAAGGACGGTATAACAACCCCCAGTGGCGGGGGAAACGAGGATGGCTGGTTAGAGACACCGTGCCATGAGCTGGCTGGCTCCTCTGCAAACCCAGCATCCAAGGAGATTTCAACGCTTCGGGTGGTAACCTGGAATGTGCAGTTTAGTCGTCACAGTGGCGAGCGGACGCCGTTAGGGCGTGATGGAATTGATTGGTGCACCTCAACAAGGTACGTGGCACTCGCCCAAACATTAGAGGGGCTTGACGCTGATGTTATTGGTATGCAGGAAGTAGAGCCAGCATGGTGCAAGTATCTGTCGCAACAACCGTGGGTACGGGAGAAGTATGCCATGACTTGCTGTGAGCATAGTCACGCCATTCAACCTTGGGGAGTCATGTTACTCGTTAGACGGTCACTCTGCGTAACGTCTACACACCACGCAAATGTTCCCGCTTTTTCAGGACATACGAGTGTGATGCCGGAAGTCACAGTGGTTGTGTCTGAAGGTGTTCCGGTGACGGTGGGTTCGATGCACCTTCTTGCTCCTTATAACCAGAACAACATCAGTAACCGCACAACTCAACTCGACAATTTAACGAAACGACTACGCACGCGACCCCCTATTAACGGTAAACAAGCAGGATTAATTGTTATGGGTGATTTTAATGACTGCGCGAAGAATTACTTCACCTTTCCCCCGGAAATGGGCTTTAAAGACGCTTGGTTACTTCTTCACCCCGATGAAGGTGTGAGCAGCAAATCAGGCCACACCATTGATGGCGACCGAAATCCTTACGCCGCACAGATTATTGAGAAAGAATTCTATGGACGCGCGGACCGAGTATTGTTTTCCTCTCGAAACTTACAACCTATTCAAACTGAGATTATTGGGACGACCTCTGTCCGTGAGATGGGGATCACAAAACAGGTGGACATTGACAAGGACGTTCCGGAGTATTTGTACCCGTCTGACCATTTCGGTCTCCTTGTTGAGTTTCAGGTGGTTTAG